The following nucleotide sequence is from Williamwhitmania taraxaci.
CCAATAATCGCAGGATCGGGAATGGCCGGTTTTGGAGAATCCAACTCACTCCATGTAGAAAAGTTTGACAATTTGTATATTTGCGGCGACGGAGCAACAGAGGTTTCGGATATCAATCCTCCTCTAGCGCCCAGAGTTGGTATTGTTGCAAATATGCAAGCAAACGTAGCATTAGATATTTTGCTAAAAGGAGAAAAGAATGGAGATCACTGTTAATCACATTTCTGAAGTGATTGAGAACCGTACTACAATTACTATTAGCGAACTTCTTCGTTATAAGAACTTCACCTACAAGATGATTATCATTAAGCTCAATGGCAATGTGGTGAAGCGCGAAGAGGGTGATTCTAT
It contains:
- the thiS gene encoding sulfur carrier protein ThiS: MEITVNHISEVIENRTTITISELLRYKNFTYKMIIIKLNGNVVKREEGDSIIVSHGDNVQVIHLMTGG